CGTCCGTCCGGAtctgtgctcttttttttttattgtgtcctGCTGTGCAGCCCACGCGAGGCTGCAGCTACATCTGCACCAGGTTTGAATCCTCAGACACTCATCAGTGACTGACCCGCGGCTGTCTGCTGTTCAGATGTTGGGAGACAAGGCTCACGGTAAGTCTGGGCTCTTCTTCCCGGTCTGTGTGTTCTTCAGGTGAACGAACTGCACACAGTAAATCCACTGATCAATCACCTGCTGTTTCATTAGGATCAATCATTTCCTGATCAGTTGTCTGATCAGGAGGTGACAgtaatttatatttaacaaaaacagtttttttctcctttttgtcaGCAGCTccatttaaaaacttaaataaaataaatgaaaataaataaaatattaaataaataaaatgaaagacaaacagaaacagtcaaaGCAATTCACAGAAATATCGAAATATTATAGAAAAAATTTCAAGAGGCGTATAGGTGGGCTATCACTATTAGTGGCTTGATTCAGTTTAAAACTTCATGATATATTATAATCATTTCCTGAGtataacaacaaaaataaattcatcatttaatttaatgtaacaGAACgcgaataataataataataataataataatgataatgataataataataataatgataataataataataataataataataatagtgtttTAATtcaactgtttcttttttttttaaataatacattcCGTTGTCGTCAGCAGAGGCACATAACTCCTCACTCGCCGGCCGCGTGCAGCTGAGCGCGGCTGCTGTTTCACCGCTGTGTCCGCGCGGGACATCGACGTGAGCTGCAGGATTCGCTGATGTGATATTAATCAAACACACTGAAGTGTAGAGAtaaatcatcttcatcctcttcacGCTGACTGATGAAGGTTTCACCTTCAGGCCTCGCGCTGCCGCCGCTGGAAGAATAAACGTGTTTGATGACGGTAAAACCACAATTCACCTCAGTCATGATTCCCTGTGAAGAGCAACCTACTGTCATAAATACACAGTGTAACGTTAATGTGAGCGGGCTGAAGCTGATCTGcctgtgataataataataataataataataataataataataataataataataataataataataataataataataataataataataataatagtaaagtgtaataatcataatcataaaaaaaatgttcttatgAGTCCGAGTGGAGACCGCAGCttctttattatgttttatatcagGCCGCGAGGACGTTTTAATACATCAACTGAATGTTTTATTAACAGGTGATCTGTATTTACATTGAAATAAAACTCAGtagcacagaaacacatcaaAGATTAAAAGAACGTCAACTTTATGAAATTACTTCTTTtaatagaaaagagaaaacatataAGTTTTCTGCGTTTTTTCCTCAACATGTTTATATTAGTCTCATATAGTTTCTTcttgatgcatcagtattaaaaTCTGATAATAAAAGGCTGGTGACGAATCACTGTTCTGCTGGTTAGTTAGTTTACTAGTTAGTTAGTTTACTGGCTGGTTAGTTTACTGGTTAGTTGGTTTACTGGCTGTTACTGACGCTGTGGTGAAAAGGCTCCTGGTCTCTCGGTCATCTCGGAGACGGAGTCTCTGGGAAGACACATCACTCCAAACTGTGAGTTCATTCAAACATTGTTGAGGACAGTTCTGTCCTCAACAATATTAGCAGGGACATGTCCCTCGCGTCCACATGCAGCCCCTTATCGATGACAcatttctctgtagaaataGGCAAGTATCAGATAGGCctattatgtgggaaataatTCCGACATTCATGATGTAAAACTAAAGATTCACCATTTTAATAAAGCGGCAGAAACATCCCACACAACACAGGTGATAATAACCTGTATTTTAATAACCTGTATATATATTGTGGgctttaataaaacagaaaccatCCCTTCATTACAGTACAATAGGCTAAATATtagataaatattattataatttcgatcaaatacataaaaaataaattacctctattggacattttaaaataaatgttagtgGAAGTTTATTTACATAATTCTTGTtgcctttttgtattttaatgtcagaTTACATTTTCAATTTATGCTTCTTTAGTTCAAAGTGATTAAACTGAGAagtgtaaatattatttttgccCAATAGAAGACAATTagaattaatattaaaatatgaaatcctGTTCTAACTCACATTTtcatcttatttcatttttggatttttctttataaataatTTGTTTACATTACACACTCAGTTTGCCGCGTTGtccttggtgtgtgtgtgtgtgtgtgtgtgtgtgtttcatggcaGAAGTGTAGATGTTTTCATCCAAGCATTAGAAATATTGTGCAGAATGTGCGtaataatatgcaaatattgtGCAGGTGTGACTCTGAAGGTTATGGAATACACATATGATGATGACCTGGAAGAGCTGTGTCCTGTGTGCGGAGACAAAGTGTCCGGGTATCACTACGGTCTGCTCACCTGCGAGAGCTGCAAGGTACAAAAGGCCACATCCAATCAGCTTCCTCCTGTAATCCTGCTGTAACACAGTCCGCTGATTAATCAGTCATTTTGACCGATATGATCGATAACCtctaataaatgtattaaaatattgTGTCATTTAAAGAGAATTCTTGGCGGGCTGTCTTTAatcatttttgtctgtttaagtaaaatataaaaatgcaacatGATCTGTAAACATTTGATTTTAGCCGCAGTGCATGTCGGGTCCTGTTCAGTGTATTTAGGTTACGCGCTCATTCAGCAGCCGTGTTATTTCGACCTCAAGAGTTTACatgttaaaaagtgaaacattttcagcCCCACGTGTTTTTCATGCTTGTCACGCACCCCCGTGTTTCAGGGCTTCTTCAAGAGGACGGTGCAGAACAACAAGAGGTACACGTGCGCGGAAAACCAGGAGTGTAAAATAGACAAGACCCAAAGGAAGAGATGTCCCTTCTGTCGCTTCCAGAAATGTCTTAACGTCGGGATGAGGCTAGAAGGTGAACTTCACTTTAAATCACACGTGCTCCTGCCGCCATTTCATTATCACTTTATTAGtttactcttcttttttttctgggagggagaaaatgtctgttttcgACACTTGGCTGCATATTTGATCATCCtgtaatgttaataataataatgtagctgcacttaatgtgtgtgtgtgtgtgtgtgtgtgtgtgtgtgtgtgtgtatgtatatatacatacatatatacgtacatatatatatgcatatatatatatatatatacacatatatcaATGATAAATTGACAATTttatcacagagaaaaaaaccctGATTTGTGGGCCAGTGGTTCTCATGttgtttcatacacacacattaattccCAGACAGCAATGCAGGAAAGCACCTGCTTCCGTAGCAGAAAAGGACACATTCTTGACTTACTGATAAAACCCGGAGCCTCCCCTGTTTTAAATCAAACGCTCTATTTAGGCTGGAAGGAGGAGTGAAGCAGCACAGACTCTGGGGAATCTCTCAGGCCtaaaaagggaagcaacatgTCAGTTATTCTCTCAGTGAAGAGTCTAGATTCTTCTGATTTTACTCTCACACTGTTTCATGTGTGAATCTGTGTTTCGCCTCTCGTCTCTTGTGTGACAGCTGTGCGTGCAGACCGCATGCGTGGGGGGAGAAATAAATTCGGGCCCATGTACAAGAGAGACAGGGCCTTGAAGCAGCAAAAGAAGGCTTTGATTCGATCCAACGGGTTCAAGCTGGAGAGCGCCGCTCCTCCGCCGGCCTCGCCGCTGCAGACCGACTACGGCTTCACTGGCACCCTGCACACCCTGCCCACCATCTCCAAAAGCCTGCTTCCCTCCACCCCCAGCTCCATCACCCCCACAGACTACGAGGCCAACCTCTATGGACCCCCGTCCCTGGGCATGGCCATGCAGTCCCATGTGCCCCTCACCTCCCAGTACCAGTACACAGCCTTCCCCGGCAGGGTAATCAAAGCCGAGTGTCCCGACTACACCAGCTCCCCCGAGTCTCTGACAGGATACCCCTACCCTGACATGTACCCCTCGGCCTCGCCGCAGCCCCCCAGCCTGCCACCGCTGGTTCTGGAGCTGCTGCGCTGCGACCCAGACGAACTGGTGGTGCAGAATAAGATCGTtgctcacctgcagcaggaaCAGGGGGGGCGGGGCCGGCTGGACAAACCCAGCACCTTCAGCCTCATGTGTCGCATGGCGGACCAGACTCTCTTCTCCATAGTGGAGTGGGCTCGGAGCTGCATCTTCTTCAAGGAGCTTAGGGTGAGTACCAAGCCCTTTATGTAcgaatatgaatatgaatatgaatatgaatatgaatatgtatgAATGAAGTGAGGGCGACAGCGACCCTGCAGGGAAACActcctttgtctgtcttttctttcatcccATCAATGCTCCTGATTTCAGTCAAAAAATCACTTGTTTCAACAAATGAACTGGTTGAGGAATATAGAATGAGAATCTGTTCCTCTCCACA
This genomic window from Seriola aureovittata isolate HTS-2021-v1 ecotype China chromosome 5, ASM2101889v1, whole genome shotgun sequence contains:
- the LOC130169780 gene encoding steroidogenic factor 1-like, with translation MLGDKAHGVTLKVMEYTYDDDLEELCPVCGDKVSGYHYGLLTCESCKGFFKRTVQNNKRYTCAENQECKIDKTQRKRCPFCRFQKCLNVGMRLEAVRADRMRGGRNKFGPMYKRDRALKQQKKALIRSNGFKLESAAPPPASPLQTDYGFTGTLHTLPTISKSLLPSTPSSITPTDYEANLYGPPSLGMAMQSHVPLTSQYQYTAFPGRVIKAECPDYTSSPESLTGYPYPDMYPSASPQPPSLPPLVLELLRCDPDELVVQNKIVAHLQQEQGGRGRLDKPSTFSLMCRMADQTLFSIVEWARSCIFFKELRVGDQMKLLHNCWSELLVLDHIFRQVQHGKEDSVLLVTGQEVELSSILSQAEATLSGLVQRGQELAARLRTLQVDRREIACMKFLLLFNPNVKLLENQAFVEGVQEQVNTALLEYTLSTYPQFQDKFSQLVVRLPELRSLSTQAEDYLCYMHLSGEVPCNNLLIEMLHAKRACV